The genomic stretch NNNNNNNNNNNNNNNNNNNNNNNNNNNNNNNNNNNNNNNNNNNNNNNNNNNNNNNNNNNNNNNNNNNNNNNNNNNNNNNNNNNNAAAAGCCCTATTATTTTCAAGTCctttatgttttcaattatatattgtatacaaATTAAAGAAAGTAAATTGACTATATCATTTGTTGGTTGATCTGCAATCTAAATAATTGAAACAAATCTGCATGCATAATTATATACTAAAACCCTGGGTTTGCAACACGGAAAAAGATTTATATGttaagtataaaaaatttattactaCAAAGTAAATATAGTCTAGAAGGAACAGAACAATGATATACATCCATACATATCTGTGCTGATTTTTAGTGAAATTACAAAGTGCATGCCTAAGTATTTTAGAGGTCATCCAATAATCAATCAATCACAATATATTATCTCTATTGTGTATCAACCTGTGCTCAATCAGGGCTAAACAGACccttattttgagaaatttaagGCAAGGGATATCAATGTAGTATACCTCCTTTTTGCCTGCGAAATCCTGGAATTGGTGGTGCCTCGCGAGCTAAATTTGTTAAAACCTGATCAAATACTTTTTGCGTCTCATCCCCAGTCAACTCCACTCTTACCTACCAATTGAACATTATGAGAACATTACAATATAAGGTCCAATAACACCTGAATACAGGAAAATCCAGAAAGACCTCCAATTCTGGGCATTTATTTCCCAAAACGTACAAGGAACCATTTGTTTCGGGACTGAACATTTTTCAGCTAGTTTTATAGGTTCAATTGAGCAACATCTCTCATAGACATAAACTGCACATTAGATGGCCAACTAGATAAAAATAGTACTTTATTTTCCAAACATAGAAGAACctagtaacattttttttttccacccaTCTTCTTGAATTAAAATGCCAACCTTTAAAACTATATGCAGAATGAAGAAGTTGACAAACCAAACAAACCCAGCCAAACGAACGAGAACTTGTACTTTGGCTTGCCTCCGGTGAAAAAATCACCGAAGAACtttatttgcaaaaataaatgGTGGAGAATGCCTCCAGTGAAAAAATAACTAGAGTTCTTCCCACTCTTACAATTTTCACCATTTATTTTTGCACTAGAGTACTTCAATGATTTTTTTCACTAGAAAAAAGACAAACTCAACCAATTCAAGTCTTGCAATAATGATACATTCACCTTAACCAGGAAGAGGGAAATTCTAGCGTGACTAGAACAAAAACTTAGTTTTCTGAAGAACAGTTTATTGAATGATCTCATCTTTCAGAAACAATTagtacttaatttttttgtgagtaTAACAATTGGTACTTACTACTGGATAATAACTCATTTTTTACAGCTACTAATGTGTAAGGATAACTATTGACCAAGTTATGGTATAGAAGGCTCCAAAGAACATAACAGCAACCAAATTTATCCAATCTGTTCTGCATTGACAGGTCATcaatacaaaagaaagaaacactTTTATGCATATAAAGAATCTTAGATAATAGAGGCCTGCACTTGAAAGATCATTAGTGAGCCAAGCCAAGTCCAATAGTTGGGGCTCAGACTCTCAACAGTTGGATCGATCCCTATCCCATTACAGGTAATACCATGCAAGGAGAAATGCCtagggaaagagaaaaaaaaaacaggaaaaaaacatcaaatatgACAATCCCAACTACCACTAATGTCTAGAGAAACATCATATCACTTCGTATAAAGCCAAAACATGAGTTATTGGGGATGAACTATATATCAACACCACAAATGATATTCAAATTTATTGCATGCTCACTTGTATCTTATTTTCATCTTGAGACTCGATGACTATCTTCGCATTTTTCAATGTTATAGCATTGCCCTTCTTATCAGTAATAGATGCCTCTAAACCTACAACACCAGAACACCAAATTACTTAACTGCTGACCAAAAACAAATGTAGGAATAAGAGGTTAAACTGCATAGATTTCCAAATAAAAGggggaaagaaagaagaaactgcGGATATATAATATTGCAGCTTGAAGTTAACTTCACCTGAACTAGATGCAGATATTAGACCTCTCCTATGGGAACTACTAGGAAATGCTAGCCTGAAAACAACAGAAATGAGTGGCATCAAATCCTTCTATAAGTCCAATTTCTAAATATGTAAAACAATCAACCCCAGCTTCTCAAAAGATTGGCATGCAAAAGTTTTAACGTAGGAGAACTAATCTTGTGATTAAGAAGCCGAGGAAGTTAAAGTTTGTAAAGGGAGTAACCCAAAAATTGGCAGAAAATACTTTGACGCAAACATGCTGACACACATGCATATACAGAGAAAAGGAAATATGTTGGGACAATTAGCATCTAATAAGAGGTAATGTGAATCGATCAATAAATATGTCGGCCTTTCACAATAGACTTAGACTTAGAGCTATTAAGCTTTTTCAAAAAAGCTTTTCTGACTTTTTTATATAGTCTATTTTCCAAACTAGGCACATAAGAAGGTCTagcattttcaaaatcaatgcaTCATAGGGTTCTTCATACGTGTAATTTATGATCCAAAATGTGAACTCCCATGTACTATCCTGATATGATTGAAGAATTTTACAGAAATTGTAATGTATGTCACAGTATGTGCTTCGATGGGTCTGTTATATAAGCATAAAAATAACTGCAAAAGTAATTTACAGAAAGAAGTGATTTACCTCCTACACAGATACTGCTGAATATTACGGAAATCGATGCATGTGGAGCTTCGACATGTTAGAGCACGACTGTGGCAGCTTGTTACGGAAATTTGCTGTTGAAAACAACAAGAGCTTTCTTGTTATTCGAAAAGCTGTTTGGTTTCTAAGAAACTGttaggaaaaggaaagaatcGATTCGGTTGCTTACTCTGGAAGAACGGAGATGTTGTTGAAATCCTGAAGGAATAGTTCTGAACGTCATCGTGATCGAAGCCATGCTCTGCTTCTTCCGTAGCGATTCGTGTTCTCACGAAACAGTCTTATCCAAGTTCTGTCCGGAGAGTTCAACGACTTGCCGTTTGGTCGTACACGAACGACAACAACTTACCTTCACATTGTCAACGACTTGAAGTGTAGAAGCGGCGCCGTTTATGTGCTCAAACGATTGCAAACGCCAAAAGTGCAGCAAAACGCGCTGCTCCTTGCTCTGGTTCTGTGAACACTAGCACCACAACGTCGTCGTTTCCGCAATTCACCGCTTATTGGCACTAGATTGGACACAGCGAGACCGGGCATTCGCAAGAGCcagataaaataacaaagggTGAAgactaaagaagaagaagaagaggaggagataATGGAAATAGCCGTTAAAACCCACTTCTTGGGTTTAAATCCAAAGGTTATCCTCCATCCTTTTAAGCTTTTAAACTTGTAAAATGCTGTGGTAATTTACTTACAAATTGAAATTTATTGTAGATAATATTAAATCACAAGAAACCCGTACATGGCTTGACTCCAAAGCTTACCGGTAGAAGCTCTTGTTTTTCACGTCATTTGAGATTTGATGCCCCAGAATTTCGCGCAGGGTAAgccttgaaaattttaattcttttttttttttttgggttgggggggggggaaaTTTTGTTCATATAATGTGTGAGTCTTATTGGGTATTTGCTTTACTTCGTTGGTTTTCTGAATGAGCGTAAAACTTGCATGTACTCCTTATTTGATTTTCAACTTACAGGAGAAGCCGTGAATATCTTCCTGCTGTCTCTGCTATATTATCACCAGGTGCAAATCCCAATTCATTCTCTTCCAAGTAGCAATCTGATTCTATTGTTAACTAttctgcaaaataataatttatgtcaCTTCTTAGTGGCCGAAGATGTTGGAGTTTCTTCGTCTCTGTTTGATGAGTTCTCTATCTCTCGTACAAGTACCAGTGAGGCTGGAGAACTAATGGTAATgccaaatgtttttattttgggattttttttgttcaacaGTAGTGATGATGATTCGAGGAAAGCTAAGTCCATATTGTCATGGAGATGATTCTTATCCTCTTTAGTTGTTCTTCTTGGTtgatggaaatttttttaatgcaatgTATATGATTAGTCATTACTATTATTGATTTTGACCGACCACAAGTTATATTAGTGAATTTTTGTCGGCAGGTTAGCGTTGAGGTCTTTGGCATCAGAACTCAAGCGATTTTCGACATTGTTTTCGACAAAATGGTTGCTGCAGCCCAGCCGATCCGTGGCTTTCGAAGAGTGAAAGGAGGTAAGAATTTTCAATCCGGTGGATGTTTACAATAGAGAGgctcatttcttttattgccTTTTCAACTGTCCATGAAGTGGCTTTCAATGAGTATTTAACTGTTATATGTTGTGGCTGGCTAGCATGGAGGAGCATTTCATGTACTTGTGGTTTCGTATGGAGGTGCTTCCACATGCTCCGACCATGCACTTTTTCCACCACTTCTGTGCTCTTATGTGCATCTAGATTATGACATCATGCTCTGACAGGCAACTATTATATCAGACAATTGTGACCTCTATCATTGGCATTGTTGCTTTCACCATGACTTTCAGGGATCATCTGGGTTTCTTCATGATGTGGGTGATTTGCTATAGTTTGTTCTATACACATTATTATGATTTGTTGAGTTGAAGGGACTGTTATGTAACAGATAAATGCTTGGTGTATTATTAAATAAGATAAAGTTTATAAGTTTGAGATTGGATATTCATCtagattagaaaaagaagacaaGTGGCTGGGATGAGAATATATTAGAGTGATCTAGTGGACAAACTGGCAGAGGGGCAAGGACATCAAAGAGAAAATGGCTCACAGGCATATGGCCGAATTGCCCCATATGCCTTGTCCATCGACATTTCTGGCAGTAGTCTCCTCTTATGTCCTCTTTGGTTGATTATCACACTCTTTCCAGATTACTTTGCTGCAAGAAGGAGCTTTTTTGTGCAAACttaaatcaaaagataaaaggaAAGCATGAAGAGAGAGCTggccttctttctcttttgcaaGTTTGAATGCTGTTAATTTGACTGCTTATGTAGATTATCAAAATGACCACTAAGGATCGTCCTGCATAACtttatacccttttttttttttttttttttttttttcgttttcctACAATCAATATATctctaacattttctttttcatgattTCATCCTCGGCTATGTCTTTGACAAACATTTGACGACTATCAGGAAAAACACCGGATGTAAGTTTCTCTGTCCTCTGATTCTGCTACAGCCTGCAATCAACTTATTTAACTAATTGTGATTTGCAATGTAATTGGGAAATGGTTTTCAAGTGTTAGTTAAGTGAGGATGTCTCTGTGTGTCATTCTTGGCACGCATT from Corylus avellana chromosome ca1, CavTom2PMs-1.0 encodes the following:
- the LOC132167595 gene encoding uncharacterized protein LOC132167595, with the protein product MASITMTFRTIPSGFQQHLRSSRQISVTSCHSRALTCRSSTCIDFRNIQQYLCRRLAFPSSSHRRGLISASSSGLEASITDKKGNAITLKNAKIVIESQDENKIQVRVELTGDETQKVFDQVLTNLAREAPPIPGFRRQKGGILH
- the LOC132167076 gene encoding uncharacterized protein LOC132167076, encoding MEIAVKTHFLGLNPKIILNHKKPVHGLTPKLTGRSSCFSRHLRFDAPEFRAGRSREYLPAVSAILSPVAEDVGVSSSLFDEFSISRTSTSEAGELMVSVEVFGIRTQAIFDIVFDKMVAAAQPIRGFRRVKGGKTPDIPRDILLEVLGPSKVYKQVIMEVINSTIAEYVEKEGLKVGKDLRVEQSFEDLEAKFEAGENFSFDVVVQLEEMK